One part of the Terriglobales bacterium genome encodes these proteins:
- a CDS encoding RNase A-like domain-containing protein translates to MRFRFVFVLLLCLAGVVACRTEQSAGKSVRVSQKDVRRDLSIDENRGGHTLARHVGKTDEQLRARLRKEPNISAASTYVDRDTAEHVIGSTLSENSGKIERWRARGSRRPNLVLDYTAGDDPIGRVMYRRAQGSVPCERALVVLRAYGDDYFVLTSYPDCRP, encoded by the coding sequence GTGCGTTTTCGATTCGTGTTCGTGCTGTTGCTCTGTCTGGCAGGTGTGGTCGCTTGCCGCACGGAGCAGTCGGCCGGCAAAAGCGTTCGAGTCAGTCAGAAAGACGTCCGGCGCGATCTTTCAATTGACGAAAACCGGGGCGGCCACACCCTTGCACGTCACGTCGGCAAAACTGACGAGCAGCTTCGAGCACGGTTACGTAAAGAGCCCAACATCTCGGCAGCCTCTACCTATGTAGATCGCGATACCGCAGAGCATGTAATCGGCTCAACACTCTCCGAGAACTCAGGGAAAATTGAACGCTGGCGGGCTCGCGGATCCCGTCGTCCCAACCTCGTTCTCGACTACACCGCGGGCGATGACCCCATTGGCCGCGTCATGTATCGTCGAGCGCAGGGTTCTGTGCCTTGCGAACGTGCTTTAGTCGTGTTGCGGGCTTACGGAGACGATTACTTCGTTTTGACGAGTTACCCGGATTGTCGTCCATGA
- the nhaR gene encoding transcriptional activator NhaR, which yields MYDSMHMEWLNYHHLYYFWTVAREGSIAKASKELRLAQPTISGQLRVLENVLGEKLFQKAGRNLILTDVGRMAYRYAEEIFRLGRELQDTIGDRPTGRPVRFNVGVADAVPKLIAYRLLKPAMKLDQPIRIVCREGKPDRLIAALSIHELDLVISDAPLPPTVNVRAFSHLLGESGITFFAPPKLVGKGRFPKSLDGIPFFGPAENTTLRRNLDQWFQTMNLHPAIIGEFEDSALMTAFGQSGEGAFVAPTVIEKEIERQFGVKRIGRVPEVKESFYAISVERRLKHPAVLAISASARAELFK from the coding sequence ATGTATGATTCGATGCATATGGAATGGCTCAACTACCATCATCTCTACTATTTCTGGACGGTCGCCCGGGAAGGCAGTATTGCCAAAGCCAGTAAGGAACTCCGGCTAGCCCAGCCGACCATCAGCGGACAACTTCGAGTACTGGAGAACGTGCTGGGAGAGAAGCTGTTTCAGAAAGCCGGCCGCAACCTGATACTGACTGATGTTGGCCGCATGGCGTATCGGTACGCGGAGGAAATCTTTCGCCTGGGCAGGGAACTGCAAGACACGATCGGTGACCGGCCAACGGGCCGGCCGGTGCGCTTCAACGTCGGGGTGGCCGATGCGGTTCCTAAACTGATCGCCTATCGACTGCTCAAGCCAGCCATGAAGCTCGATCAACCCATCCGGATTGTTTGCCGGGAAGGGAAGCCGGACCGGTTGATTGCGGCCCTTTCGATCCATGAACTGGACCTGGTGATCTCCGATGCTCCGCTCCCGCCCACGGTGAATGTGCGCGCGTTCAGCCATCTCCTGGGGGAGTCCGGCATAACATTCTTTGCGCCGCCGAAGTTGGTGGGCAAGGGGCGCTTTCCGAAATCGCTCGACGGGATTCCGTTCTTTGGGCCGGCAGAGAACACGACGTTGCGGCGCAACCTTGACCAGTGGTTCCAGACGATGAATCTGCACCCAGCGATCATCGGGGAATTCGAAGACAGCGCGCTGATGACGGCCTTCGGACAGTCGGGAGAGGGCGCTTTCGTTGCGCCGACTGTCATCGAAAAGGAGATCGAGCGTCAGTTCGGAGTCAAACGAATTGGGCGTGTACCCGAGGTGAAAGAGAGCTTCTACGCTATATCCGTGGAACGCAGGCTGAAACATCCTGCGGTACTGGCGATTTCAGCTTCGGCGCGAGCGGAGTTATTCAAATAA
- a CDS encoding TerC family protein, whose protein sequence is MGIGSLWMWVGFIVFVLAMLALDLGVFNRKAHVTSFREALSWSVVWIALAMVFNAGIWHWYGGEAGLQFLTGYLIEKALSVDNLFVFLLIFGYFAVPREYQHRVLFWGILGALVMRAIFIVGGAALLERFHWIIYIFGALLIFTGIKMLRRTEEIHPERNPIVRFAQRFLPTTSEYHGSKFMIVRNGKHLVTPLMIVLIAVEATDVVFAVDSIPAIFAVTKDPFIVFTSNIFAMLGLRSLYFLLAGVMHRFKELKVGLALVLGFVGGKMLLSEWYKIPIALSLGVVAMFIFGSILISLWRTRGEANRADGH, encoded by the coding sequence TTGGGAATAGGTTCGTTATGGATGTGGGTCGGCTTCATCGTTTTCGTGTTGGCGATGTTGGCCCTCGACCTCGGAGTGTTCAATCGTAAGGCGCACGTAACCAGCTTTCGCGAGGCGCTGTCGTGGTCTGTCGTCTGGATCGCGCTCGCCATGGTATTCAACGCGGGCATTTGGCACTGGTATGGCGGCGAAGCCGGTCTTCAGTTCCTTACGGGTTATCTCATCGAAAAGGCGCTGTCGGTCGATAACCTCTTCGTTTTCCTGTTGATTTTCGGCTACTTCGCCGTGCCGCGGGAATACCAGCACCGTGTGCTCTTCTGGGGCATCCTGGGTGCGCTGGTAATGCGAGCCATCTTCATTGTTGGCGGCGCTGCCCTGCTTGAGCGCTTCCATTGGATCATCTACATCTTCGGCGCATTGCTGATTTTCACCGGCATCAAGATGCTGAGACGCACCGAAGAAATCCACCCGGAGCGGAATCCGATCGTCCGGTTCGCCCAACGGTTTCTACCGACGACCAGCGAGTACCACGGTTCGAAGTTCATGATCGTCAGGAACGGCAAGCATTTGGTGACGCCGCTGATGATCGTGCTCATCGCCGTGGAGGCGACCGACGTTGTGTTTGCGGTTGATTCGATTCCTGCGATCTTTGCCGTTACCAAGGACCCGTTCATCGTCTTCACGTCGAACATATTCGCCATGCTTGGCCTGCGTTCGCTTTACTTCCTGCTGGCAGGCGTCATGCACCGGTTCAAAGAGTTGAAGGTTGGACTTGCGCTGGTGCTGGGGTTCGTCGGAGGCAAAATGTTGCTTTCGGAGTGGTACAAGATCCCGATCGCCCTGTCGCTTGGCGTAGTGGCAATGTTTATCTTCGGTTCAATCTTGATATCGCTCTGGAGAACTCGCGGCGAGGCAAACCGCGCTGACGGCCATTAG
- a CDS encoding SpoIIE family protein phosphatase, producing the protein MASGGFGLTGTETLMGSAAPTLVFMQGNEQNKITLKKFPYTIGRKTENDLVISDPRVSREHARIVQEPDGYYLLDPGSKHGTFVNGQQIQRQKLKRNDRIEFGVRGEAYALFDPDAAKLGSPSSNLLSQLSVWKPASATSDLETLTLFLEAARKLNTSTVLEEVLVTLIDATLRLTKAERGYVFLREEDGSLTLVAGRNAKGELLADDNTISRSILRDAVSNSSEFLLTDTEDFAKMSARESIVAHNLRTVICIPLRKTQIGAEKTTASDIRGVLYLDSKLLSGKLSAVSHDILRAIATEAASLVENAFLVQAEEAKRRYEQEMNIASGIQQRLMRVTIPDVPFANIEARNISSKEVGGDFYDVIRTENSLTVVVTDVSGKGISAALLASIIQGLLYAQLSNDIPLDHVVDVANRFLCEKVAGEKYATMFIARLFADGKLEYVNCGHVVPLAVLGPDRKELAGGNLPIGLINDVSYQAGSMHLQPGARLIMVTDGVTEAENADGDMFGPERLASLFPGCGGIEEVLSSLAAFCAGTPLNDDCTIVQLTYRGPS; encoded by the coding sequence ATGGCATCGGGTGGTTTCGGTCTGACCGGAACAGAAACTTTGATGGGTAGTGCTGCGCCCACCCTGGTATTCATGCAGGGGAACGAGCAGAACAAAATCACGCTCAAGAAGTTTCCGTACACGATCGGCCGGAAGACCGAAAATGACCTGGTCATCTCCGATCCGCGGGTGTCGCGCGAACACGCCCGAATCGTACAAGAGCCAGACGGCTACTACCTTCTTGATCCCGGCAGCAAACATGGGACGTTCGTCAACGGGCAACAGATCCAACGCCAAAAACTGAAGCGGAATGATCGCATCGAATTCGGGGTTCGCGGAGAGGCTTACGCGCTCTTCGATCCCGATGCTGCCAAGCTGGGATCGCCCTCCAGCAATCTACTCAGTCAACTTTCAGTCTGGAAGCCCGCCAGTGCCACATCCGACCTTGAAACCCTCACGCTGTTTCTCGAAGCGGCGCGCAAGCTTAACACCAGCACGGTGCTGGAAGAGGTGCTGGTTACTCTGATCGATGCAACCCTTCGGCTCACTAAGGCGGAACGCGGCTATGTCTTCCTGAGGGAGGAAGACGGCTCGCTGACCCTGGTGGCTGGACGGAACGCAAAGGGAGAACTGCTCGCGGACGACAACACCATCTCCCGGTCGATTCTGCGGGATGCCGTCAGCAACTCCTCGGAATTCCTGCTGACCGATACGGAAGACTTCGCTAAGATGTCCGCCCGCGAGAGCATCGTGGCGCATAACCTGCGCACGGTAATCTGCATCCCGCTGCGGAAGACGCAGATCGGAGCGGAGAAGACCACGGCGTCGGATATACGCGGCGTCTTGTACTTGGACAGCAAGCTCCTATCTGGGAAGCTGTCGGCGGTAAGCCACGACATTCTGCGGGCGATCGCAACCGAAGCCGCATCGCTGGTTGAAAATGCGTTCCTGGTACAGGCCGAAGAAGCAAAGCGACGCTACGAGCAGGAGATGAACATTGCGTCCGGGATTCAGCAGCGCTTGATGCGAGTGACCATCCCAGACGTGCCATTTGCCAATATCGAGGCCCGCAACATCTCGTCGAAGGAGGTCGGGGGCGATTTTTACGACGTGATCCGGACGGAGAATTCGCTGACCGTTGTCGTCACCGATGTAAGCGGTAAAGGTATTTCTGCTGCGCTATTAGCGTCGATTATTCAAGGTTTACTTTACGCTCAGCTCTCGAACGATATCCCGCTTGATCATGTGGTCGACGTCGCCAACCGTTTCCTCTGCGAGAAAGTGGCCGGCGAAAAATACGCAACCATGTTCATTGCCCGGCTTTTTGCCGACGGGAAACTGGAATACGTAAATTGCGGACACGTTGTGCCTCTGGCCGTGCTCGGACCCGACCGCAAAGAGTTAGCCGGAGGAAACCTGCCGATCGGCCTCATCAACGACGTTTCCTATCAGGCAGGCTCGATGCACCTGCAACCTGGAGCCCGACTGATCATGGTGACGGACGGCGTTACTGAGGCGGAAAACGCCGACGGCGACATGTTTGGACCGGAGCGCCTGGCATCCCTGTTCCCGGGGTGCGGCGGCATTGAAGAAGTACTTTCCTCACTTGCCGCATTCTGCGCAGGCACTCCGTTGAATGACGACTGCACGATCGTACAACTCACGTACAGAGGGCCTAGCTAG
- the argJ gene encoding bifunctional glutamate N-acetyltransferase/amino-acid acetyltransferase ArgJ translates to MAEIQNSNIPAGFRFGATTAGIKASGNPDLGMIEAPEYASAAAVFTTNLVVAAPVTIGREYLKASKGEIRAVLVNAGNANCATGKQGFAAAEQSCEELAKALGTQAKSIFPSSTGVIGVPFPIEKLLAGIPSVMDSAGSSAEHAQAFAQAIMTTDTRPKIATAEFTVKGKTVRVLGVAKGAGMIHPNMATMLAYVVTDIEASPSELNKLLKRTADRTFNRISIDGDTSTNDTLCLLASGKSGVALKNVQKAFAGAFESVCSSLAEQIVTDGEGVKHVVRLNIEQAKSEAEAEQIAKTIAHSPLVKTAWAGADPNWGRILAAVGRSGIRLDPSKVNIYFGCIQVCSKGQAASFDEKKAHAYLSQPAFEITVKLGRGRESITFLTCDLTTEYVHINADYTT, encoded by the coding sequence ATGGCGGAAATTCAGAACAGCAACATACCGGCCGGGTTTCGCTTCGGCGCGACCACGGCAGGAATCAAGGCGAGCGGAAATCCGGATCTGGGGATGATAGAGGCTCCGGAATATGCTTCCGCGGCGGCGGTTTTCACGACCAACCTTGTCGTGGCGGCGCCGGTGACCATAGGACGCGAGTACCTCAAAGCTTCCAAGGGAGAGATACGCGCGGTGCTCGTGAACGCAGGTAATGCCAACTGCGCCACAGGTAAGCAGGGATTTGCCGCCGCGGAACAAAGCTGCGAAGAGCTCGCGAAAGCACTTGGAACTCAAGCGAAGTCGATCTTTCCGTCGTCGACAGGGGTTATCGGTGTGCCGTTCCCGATAGAGAAACTCCTGGCGGGGATTCCTTCTGTAATGGATTCTGCGGGCAGCTCGGCGGAGCACGCACAGGCTTTCGCCCAGGCGATTATGACGACGGACACAAGGCCGAAGATTGCCACCGCCGAGTTCACGGTGAAGGGCAAGACGGTACGTGTTCTCGGTGTCGCCAAGGGCGCGGGGATGATCCATCCGAACATGGCGACGATGCTGGCGTATGTGGTCACGGATATTGAGGCGTCACCGTCCGAGCTCAACAAACTGTTGAAGCGGACGGCGGACCGCACCTTCAACCGCATTAGCATCGACGGCGACACCTCGACAAACGACACGCTCTGCCTGCTCGCAAGCGGCAAGTCCGGAGTTGCGCTTAAGAACGTACAGAAAGCTTTTGCTGGCGCTTTCGAATCCGTATGCAGTTCTCTGGCCGAGCAGATCGTGACCGATGGCGAAGGCGTGAAGCATGTGGTGCGTCTGAACATCGAGCAGGCGAAGTCCGAAGCTGAAGCCGAACAGATCGCTAAGACGATCGCGCACTCTCCACTGGTGAAAACGGCATGGGCGGGAGCCGACCCGAACTGGGGACGCATCCTGGCCGCAGTTGGCCGCAGCGGAATCCGACTGGATCCATCGAAGGTCAATATTTATTTCGGTTGCATCCAGGTGTGCAGCAAGGGGCAGGCCGCCAGCTTCGACGAGAAGAAAGCGCACGCGTATCTTTCGCAGCCCGCTTTTGAGATCACCGTCAAGTTGGGGCGCGGACGCGAGAGCATCACGTTTCTTACCTGCGATCTCACCACGGAATATGTGCACATCAACGCCGATTACACCACCTAA
- a CDS encoding N-acetyltransferase — translation MRTRKAVLPDAPAIFKLISQYTGDGTLLPRSLQEICENVRDFTVVEYRGRVIACAALHIYGIGLAEVRSVAVDKASQGRNAGRHLVEGLLSEAQVHEIERVFLFTRVPDFFAKLGFLTVPHHTLPEKVHKDCLNCSRRHNCDEIAMVLDQEGVTIAMPAEASNPLRVFQ, via the coding sequence ATGCGCACGCGTAAGGCTGTTCTTCCGGATGCTCCGGCGATCTTCAAACTTATTTCACAATACACAGGCGATGGGACACTGCTTCCTCGCTCGTTGCAGGAGATCTGCGAAAACGTGCGTGACTTCACCGTTGTCGAATATCGGGGACGAGTGATCGCTTGCGCGGCGTTGCACATCTACGGAATCGGCTTGGCCGAGGTACGCTCGGTGGCGGTGGACAAGGCTTCGCAGGGTCGGAATGCGGGGCGCCACCTGGTAGAAGGTTTGTTAAGCGAAGCGCAGGTGCACGAAATCGAGCGCGTATTTCTCTTTACGCGCGTGCCGGACTTCTTCGCGAAGCTCGGCTTCCTAACGGTGCCGCACCACACGCTTCCTGAGAAAGTTCACAAAGACTGCCTTAACTGCTCTCGCCGCCACAACTGCGACGAAATCGCAATGGTGCTGGACCAGGAAGGTGTCACCATCGCAATGCCAGCGGAAGCTTCCAATCCACTGCGGGTGTTCCAATAG